From Rhodococcus sp. B7740, one genomic window encodes:
- a CDS encoding NADH:flavin oxidoreductase/NADH oxidase, whose translation MSALFEPLTLREVTFPNRVWMAPMCQYSADEAGDSVGVAGNWHRTHLVSRAIGGAGLIITEATAVSPEGRISPSDLGIWNDTQADALAAIVTEIESFGTVPGIQLAHAGRKASTAAPWSGGKSLPAEDPRSWETVGPSAVAFGDYATPREATTEDIAKIVDDFRTAAQRALKAGFRVVEIHGAHGYLLHQFLSPASNTRTDSYGGDFSGRTRLLIEVVDAVREVWPAELPVFVRLSATDWLDEPENAAGVESAERPGGEGTPALEAPSWTSDQTVALAQILTEHGVDLVDTSTGGNVHAKIPVGPGYQVPFARRIQNETTMPAAAVGMITEPKQAEDIVSLGEATAVLLARELLRDPYWPRRAARELGVEMLPAVAPQYERAY comes from the coding sequence GTGAGTGCGCTGTTCGAGCCTCTGACCCTGCGTGAGGTCACCTTCCCGAACCGGGTGTGGATGGCACCGATGTGCCAGTACTCGGCCGACGAGGCGGGTGACAGTGTCGGTGTCGCCGGCAACTGGCATCGCACCCACCTGGTGAGCCGGGCGATCGGCGGTGCCGGGTTGATCATCACCGAAGCGACCGCGGTGAGCCCCGAGGGTCGCATCAGCCCGTCGGACCTGGGTATCTGGAACGACACTCAGGCCGACGCATTGGCGGCGATCGTCACCGAGATCGAATCCTTCGGAACCGTGCCGGGTATCCAGCTGGCACACGCGGGCCGCAAGGCGTCGACCGCGGCTCCCTGGTCGGGTGGCAAGTCCTTGCCCGCCGAGGATCCCCGAAGCTGGGAGACCGTCGGCCCGAGCGCGGTTGCGTTCGGTGACTACGCGACCCCGAGGGAGGCCACAACCGAGGACATCGCGAAAATCGTCGACGACTTCCGGACTGCCGCTCAGCGCGCGCTGAAAGCAGGATTCCGGGTTGTCGAGATACACGGCGCACACGGCTACCTGCTGCACCAGTTCTTGTCCCCCGCCAGCAACACGCGGACCGACTCGTACGGCGGCGACTTCTCGGGTCGCACGCGGCTGCTGATCGAGGTCGTCGACGCGGTGCGTGAGGTGTGGCCGGCCGAGCTTCCGGTCTTCGTTCGCCTCTCGGCGACGGATTGGCTCGACGAGCCCGAGAATGCTGCAGGAGTGGAGTCTGCGGAACGACCCGGTGGGGAGGGCACGCCCGCATTGGAGGCTCCGAGCTGGACGTCGGATCAGACGGTGGCCTTGGCGCAGATCCTCACCGAGCACGGGGTGGATCTGGTCGACACCTCGACCGGCGGAAACGTGCACGCCAAGATTCCGGTCGGTCCCGGCTACCAGGTTCCGTTCGCGCGGCGCATCCAGAACGAGACGACCATGCCCGCTGCCGCGGTCGGCATGATCACCGAACCCAAGCAGGCGGAGGACATCGTCTCGCTGGGCGAGGCGACGGCCGTGCTGCTGGCGCGCGAGCTACTGCGGGATCCGTACTGGCCGCGGCGCGCTGCCCGCGAACTCGGCGTCGAGATGCTCCCGGCCGTGGCACCGCAGTACGAGCGGGCCTACTGA
- a CDS encoding MFS transporter: protein MTENSGSASTPTGYPPSTDTLSPNETKILHRAIGGSALGNAVEWFDYAVYGYLAVYIAANFFPSEDGGASLLSTFAVLAASFIIRPIGGIVLGPLGDRIGRQKVLVLTVSMMTLATATIGVLPTFDTIGIAAPLLLLVCRLVQGFSTGGEYGGAAVFMAEYAPDKRRGFFGSFLEFGTLAGTVGGATLCTLLNVALGDETMEAWGWRIPFLVTLPLGIVALWLRTRLEDSPVFAEAKEDGGTVDEGAGGAITSLKATMTYWQRILILMGFVLLLNIAYYTVLTFLPSYLSDTLGHSTTQSNFTLVAIMIVMMAIINPIGALSDRVGRKPLLLAACVGYFVLSVPLFLLIINTGLIGQSIGLLGLGVLLVIMCSCVSSTLPALFPTQVRYGAFAIGYNVSTALFGGTAPLILTFLIERTGSNLVPGWYMMIAAAIAFVPILLMPETAGRSLRGTQCPGDNDDEVAASGVELVGYKKK from the coding sequence GTGACCGAAAATTCAGGGTCGGCATCCACGCCGACCGGATATCCACCGAGCACCGACACGCTGAGCCCGAACGAGACGAAGATCCTGCACCGAGCGATCGGCGGATCGGCGCTCGGAAACGCAGTCGAGTGGTTCGACTACGCGGTGTACGGCTATCTGGCCGTGTACATCGCCGCGAACTTCTTCCCGTCCGAGGACGGGGGCGCAAGCCTGCTCTCCACTTTCGCCGTGTTGGCCGCGTCGTTCATCATCCGCCCCATCGGCGGCATAGTGCTCGGCCCACTCGGCGACCGCATCGGTCGTCAGAAAGTCCTCGTGCTGACCGTCTCGATGATGACGTTGGCCACGGCGACGATCGGTGTGCTGCCGACATTCGACACCATCGGCATCGCCGCACCGTTGTTGCTGCTCGTCTGCCGATTGGTGCAGGGCTTCTCCACCGGTGGTGAGTACGGTGGCGCAGCAGTGTTCATGGCCGAGTACGCGCCGGACAAGAGGCGCGGATTCTTCGGATCGTTCCTCGAATTCGGCACCCTCGCCGGCACCGTGGGCGGTGCCACCCTGTGCACCCTGCTCAACGTCGCGCTCGGCGACGAGACGATGGAGGCCTGGGGCTGGCGCATCCCGTTCCTGGTCACTCTGCCGCTGGGCATCGTGGCACTGTGGTTGCGGACCCGCCTCGAAGATTCTCCGGTGTTCGCCGAGGCCAAGGAGGACGGCGGCACGGTCGACGAGGGTGCGGGCGGAGCGATCACCTCGCTCAAGGCCACCATGACGTACTGGCAGCGGATCCTGATCCTGATGGGATTCGTGTTGCTGCTGAACATCGCCTACTACACGGTGCTGACGTTCTTGCCCTCGTATCTGAGCGACACGTTGGGCCACAGCACGACTCAGTCCAACTTCACTCTCGTGGCCATCATGATCGTCATGATGGCGATCATCAACCCCATCGGCGCTCTGTCCGACCGAGTGGGCCGAAAGCCGTTGCTGCTGGCGGCCTGCGTCGGGTACTTCGTGCTCAGCGTTCCGCTGTTCCTCCTGATCATCAACACCGGACTGATCGGCCAGAGCATCGGCCTGCTCGGTCTCGGAGTGTTGCTGGTCATCATGTGCTCGTGTGTGTCGTCGACCCTGCCCGCGCTGTTCCCCACTCAGGTGCGCTACGGAGCGTTCGCCATCGGATACAACGTCTCGACGGCGCTCTTCGGCGGTACCGCTCCGCTGATCCTGACGTTCCTCATCGAACGGACGGGCTCGAACCTGGTCCCGGGCTGGTACATGATGATCGCGGCCGCCATCGCCTTCGTGCCGATTCTGCTGATGCCGGAAACTGCGGGCCGTTCGTTGCGCGGAACCCAGTGCCCCGGCGACAACGACGACGAGGTGGCCGCGTCCGGCGTCGAACTCGTCGGCTACAAGAAGAAGTAG
- a CDS encoding glutamate-5-semialdehyde dehydrogenase — translation MTASVSAEPVTTTADERENVHAAARRARTASRALALLTTAEKDAALHSAADAVVAAAESVLAANAVDIENARAAGTDEGLLDRLRLTASRIDGIAAGLRQVAGLPDPIGEIIRGSTLPNGLEIRQLRVPLGVVGMVYEARPNVTVDAFGLAFKSGNAVLLRGSSSAARSNAALVEALQGALRGHGLPEAAVQLLGSADRATVTHLIQARGLVDVVIPRGGAGLIAAVVRDATVPTIETGVGNCHVYIHASADPETAEKIVLNAKTRRVSVCNAAETVLVDSAIAETMVPRLLQAFQMHSVTVHGDLPGLVPARDEDWSQEYLSLDIALKVVGGIDEAIEHIDRYGTGHTEAIVAADIGAAREFTQRVDASAVMVNASTAFTDGEQFGFGAEIGISTQKLHARGPMGLPELTSTKWTVWGDGHVRD, via the coding sequence ATGACAGCTTCCGTCTCGGCCGAACCGGTGACCACGACTGCCGACGAGCGAGAGAACGTGCACGCCGCAGCCCGCCGAGCGCGCACCGCATCACGCGCGCTCGCGCTGCTGACGACTGCAGAGAAGGACGCTGCGCTGCATTCCGCGGCCGACGCGGTCGTCGCTGCAGCGGAGTCGGTACTCGCCGCGAACGCAGTCGATATCGAGAACGCGCGAGCGGCCGGTACCGACGAGGGGCTGCTGGACCGCCTGCGGCTGACCGCGTCGCGCATCGACGGCATCGCCGCCGGTCTGCGACAGGTGGCCGGGCTGCCCGATCCGATCGGCGAGATCATCCGTGGTTCGACGCTGCCCAACGGGCTGGAGATTCGGCAACTGAGAGTTCCGCTCGGCGTGGTGGGCATGGTCTACGAGGCTCGACCCAACGTCACCGTCGACGCGTTCGGTCTCGCGTTCAAGTCCGGCAACGCGGTGCTGCTTCGTGGTTCGTCGTCGGCGGCACGGTCCAACGCGGCACTTGTCGAGGCACTGCAGGGAGCGTTGCGCGGTCACGGTCTGCCCGAGGCCGCGGTGCAACTTCTCGGAAGCGCCGACCGTGCCACGGTCACCCACCTCATCCAGGCGCGCGGACTGGTGGACGTGGTGATCCCGCGCGGTGGAGCAGGACTGATCGCTGCGGTCGTGCGCGACGCAACGGTCCCCACCATCGAGACCGGCGTCGGAAACTGCCACGTGTACATCCATGCCTCTGCCGATCCGGAGACGGCCGAGAAGATCGTGCTCAACGCCAAGACCCGACGGGTCAGCGTCTGCAACGCCGCCGAGACCGTGTTGGTGGACTCCGCGATCGCCGAGACCATGGTGCCCCGGCTGCTCCAGGCGTTCCAGATGCACAGCGTCACTGTGCACGGGGACCTGCCCGGGCTCGTGCCTGCGCGCGACGAGGACTGGTCGCAGGAGTATCTCTCCCTCGACATCGCGCTGAAGGTCGTCGGCGGTATCGACGAGGCGATCGAGCACATCGACCGATACGGCACCGGCCACACCGAGGCGATCGTCGCCGCCGACATCGGTGCCGCGCGCGAGTTCACCCAGCGGGTCGATGCGTCCGCGGTGATGGTCAACGCGTCTACGGCGTTCACCGACGGAGAGCAATTCGGCTTCGGAGCCGAGATCGGTATCTCGACTCAGAAGTTGCACGCGCGTGGACCCATGGGATTGCCCGAATTGACCTCGACCAAGTGGACCGTGTGGGGCGACGGACACGTCCGAGACTGA
- a CDS encoding AAA family ATPase: MDRALPTTPPLFASVDDVQRRLAETGYLADKATATSVFLADRLGKPLLIEGPAGVGKTELARAVAQTTGAELVRLQCYEGVDEARALYEWNHAKQILRIQSGTAADWDSTKLDVFSEEFLLARPLLQAIRRTDPTVLLIDETDKADVEIEGLLLEVLSDFAITIPELGTIVAERTPFVVLTSNATRELSEALKRRCLFLHLDFPDADLERRILASRVPELPEAVAEQMIKTVRVLRAMQLKKLPSVAETIDWGRTLLALGMDTLDDDAVRSTLGVVLKHQSDQVRAAAELRLN; this comes from the coding sequence ATGGATCGTGCCCTACCGACGACACCCCCGCTGTTCGCCAGCGTGGACGACGTCCAGAGGCGCCTGGCCGAGACGGGCTATCTGGCCGACAAGGCCACCGCCACCTCGGTGTTTCTCGCCGATCGCCTCGGCAAGCCGCTGCTGATCGAAGGTCCGGCGGGAGTGGGCAAGACCGAGTTGGCCCGTGCCGTCGCGCAGACGACCGGGGCCGAACTGGTGCGGCTGCAGTGCTACGAGGGTGTGGACGAGGCCCGCGCGCTGTACGAGTGGAACCACGCCAAGCAGATCCTGCGCATCCAGTCCGGTACCGCGGCCGATTGGGACTCGACCAAGCTCGATGTCTTCTCCGAGGAATTCCTGTTGGCGCGGCCGCTGCTGCAGGCGATTCGTCGTACCGATCCCACGGTTCTGCTCATCGACGAGACCGACAAGGCCGATGTCGAGATCGAGGGTCTGCTGCTCGAGGTGCTCAGCGACTTCGCGATCACCATTCCCGAACTCGGCACGATCGTGGCCGAGCGGACGCCGTTCGTGGTGCTCACCTCCAATGCCACCCGTGAACTGTCCGAGGCCCTGAAGCGTCGCTGCCTGTTCCTGCATCTGGACTTTCCCGACGCCGACCTCGAGCGCCGGATTCTCGCCAGTAGGGTTCCCGAACTGCCCGAGGCCGTCGCCGAGCAGATGATCAAGACGGTGCGGGTACTGCGCGCGATGCAGCTCAAGAAGTTGCCCTCGGTGGCCGAGACCATCGACTGGGGACGCACTCTGTTGGCGCTCGGTATGGACACCCTCGACGACGATGCGGTTCGCTCCACACTCGGTGTGGTGCTCAAGCATCAGTCGGACCAGGTCCGCGCGGCAGCCGAACTCCGGCTCAACTGA
- a CDS encoding GntR family transcriptional regulator, which translates to MPSSRRLTPIDARNTSMVIADQIRDRIIDGSYAPGEQINEANVAAELEISRGPVREALQRLNQEGLLVSYRNRGVFVVELSSEDVTEIYESRAAIEVGAAWTLVHGDRARLVSAADELSAIVIQMQPFIDRADWRGLAERDLAFHTALVAATRNSRMSRTYATLAAEARICMANLETAYYRPEALVEEHQLIVDLLLGSDWDALEKGVHEHMDTAIHDLTRAMVEEQAGHSALATPG; encoded by the coding sequence ATGCCCAGTTCGAGACGACTGACGCCCATCGACGCACGCAACACGTCGATGGTCATTGCCGACCAGATTCGCGACCGCATCATCGACGGGTCCTACGCCCCAGGGGAACAGATCAACGAGGCCAACGTCGCCGCGGAACTCGAGATCTCGCGGGGACCGGTCCGGGAGGCGCTGCAGCGTCTCAATCAGGAGGGGCTCCTCGTCAGCTACCGGAATCGAGGCGTGTTCGTCGTCGAGCTGAGCAGCGAGGATGTCACCGAGATCTACGAATCCCGCGCGGCGATCGAGGTCGGTGCCGCGTGGACTCTCGTGCACGGCGATCGCGCTCGTTTGGTTTCGGCTGCCGATGAGCTCTCGGCCATCGTGATACAGATGCAGCCGTTCATCGATCGGGCGGACTGGCGAGGTCTTGCCGAACGGGATCTGGCGTTTCACACCGCCCTGGTCGCGGCAACGCGCAACAGCCGAATGTCGCGAACGTACGCCACGCTCGCTGCAGAGGCGCGAATCTGCATGGCCAACCTCGAAACCGCGTACTACCGGCCCGAGGCGCTGGTGGAGGAACACCAGCTGATCGTCGACCTCCTGCTCGGATCGGACTGGGACGCGCTGGAAAAGGGCGTGCACGAGCACATGGACACCGCTATCCACGATCTGACTCGCGCCATGGTCGAGGAGCAGGCAGGACACTCGGCGCTGGCCACTCCGGGTTAG
- a CDS encoding aminotransferase-like domain-containing protein — MTATAQGRPAGSTPAIHGRSAGSTPAIPWALRTDKLVGSVIDSSTSLLAAQKHDIVRFAMGSPAAETVPAAAFTEIAGSVLTADAFDYGATEGDPGLIDALLAYLDSVGEPTTEERVVITSGGMQGLDIACKLFIDPGDLVIVESPTYTNGTATVLSYGGDILEAPMDSDGLIVEALPELVERAGRVPKMIYVIPNFQNPSGVTLSLERRQLLIELAHRWGSVILDDDPYGLLRFSGDPIPSFGTLSPNDPLIFSVRTFSKMIAPGLRVGWVDAAPEARQLIVNAKQAMDTCTNLPGQRMVAEYIRRGLLDEHLRSLASVYLPRKVAMQNSIERYFGESMSTTDPEGGFFLWATLRGNDVDFSTQDLFETALAEGVAYIPGPALSVGGKFHDSLRLCFASSTPERIDEGIRRLAAAVEKSKHLLASDPTR; from the coding sequence ATGACCGCCACCGCACAAGGTCGCCCCGCAGGCTCCACTCCTGCCATCCATGGTCGTTCCGCAGGCTCCACTCCTGCCATCCCCTGGGCACTACGAACCGACAAGCTGGTGGGATCGGTGATCGATTCGTCGACATCGCTCCTCGCCGCGCAGAAACACGACATCGTTCGATTCGCCATGGGATCTCCTGCAGCCGAGACGGTTCCGGCCGCTGCGTTCACCGAGATCGCCGGCAGCGTACTCACCGCGGACGCATTCGATTACGGTGCCACCGAGGGTGATCCGGGTTTGATCGACGCGTTGCTCGCATACCTCGACTCGGTGGGCGAACCCACGACCGAGGAGCGGGTGGTGATCACCTCAGGCGGAATGCAGGGCCTCGACATCGCGTGCAAGCTGTTCATCGACCCGGGCGACCTGGTGATCGTCGAAAGTCCCACGTACACCAACGGAACTGCCACCGTACTCAGCTACGGAGGTGACATTCTCGAAGCTCCGATGGACAGTGACGGCCTCATCGTCGAGGCGTTGCCCGAGCTCGTCGAGCGCGCAGGTCGAGTGCCGAAGATGATCTACGTGATTCCCAACTTCCAGAACCCGTCCGGGGTCACCCTGTCGCTCGAGCGGCGTCAGCTGCTCATCGAGCTGGCACATCGGTGGGGATCGGTGATTCTCGACGACGATCCGTACGGCCTGCTGCGCTTCTCGGGGGATCCGATTCCCAGTTTCGGCACGCTCAGTCCGAACGACCCGCTGATCTTCTCGGTTCGGACCTTCTCCAAGATGATCGCTCCAGGCCTGCGAGTGGGGTGGGTGGACGCCGCCCCCGAGGCTCGGCAACTGATCGTCAACGCCAAACAGGCCATGGATACGTGCACCAACCTGCCCGGTCAGCGGATGGTGGCCGAGTACATCCGGCGCGGCCTGCTCGACGAGCATCTTCGATCGTTGGCCTCGGTGTACCTGCCCCGCAAGGTCGCGATGCAGAACAGCATCGAGAGGTACTTCGGCGAGTCGATGTCGACGACGGATCCTGAGGGAGGCTTCTTTCTCTGGGCGACGTTGCGCGGCAACGATGTCGACTTCTCGACGCAGGACCTGTTCGAGACGGCGCTGGCCGAGGGCGTGGCCTACATACCGGGGCCGGCATTGTCGGTGGGTGGGAAGTTCCACGACTCGTTACGGCTGTGCTTCGCCTCGTCGACGCCCGAACGTATCGACGAGGGGATCAGGCGGCTGGCGGCAGCGGTGGAGAAGTCCAAGCATCTGCTCGCCTCCGATCCCACCCGATGA
- a CDS encoding D-2-hydroxyacid dehydrogenase, which produces MAPVLVVLHAGDLPDGLDSVAEVADVRYATADTLGDAVDGADALLLWDFFSSAVESAWPRCSSLKWIHIAAAGVDSLMFDDLVDSDVVVTNSRGVFDRPIAEFVLAQILAFAKDSERSRALQHSKIWQHRETERIDGAHAMIVGTGAIGRAIASLLSAVGMSISGVGRTAREGDPDFGTVCASADLATRVERADYLVLVAPLTDLTRGMVDDSVLAAMKPGARVINVGRGELLDTEALLAHLATGHIAGAALDVFETEPLSADHPLWTAENVIVTPHMSGDASGWKLRLAELFADNAHRYFRGEPLLNVVDKKLGFVV; this is translated from the coding sequence GTGGCACCGGTCCTCGTCGTTCTGCACGCCGGCGACCTCCCCGACGGGCTCGACTCCGTCGCGGAGGTCGCCGACGTCCGGTACGCCACTGCCGACACCCTCGGTGATGCGGTCGACGGTGCCGACGCGTTGTTGCTGTGGGACTTCTTCTCCTCCGCAGTCGAATCGGCATGGCCGCGCTGCAGTTCGCTGAAGTGGATCCACATCGCCGCCGCAGGCGTCGACTCGTTGATGTTCGACGATCTGGTCGATTCCGATGTGGTCGTGACCAATTCGCGGGGAGTCTTCGACCGACCGATCGCAGAGTTCGTGCTTGCGCAGATCCTCGCCTTCGCCAAGGACTCCGAACGTTCACGTGCACTGCAGCATTCGAAGATCTGGCAGCACCGCGAGACCGAGCGCATCGACGGTGCCCACGCGATGATCGTGGGTACCGGCGCGATCGGCCGCGCGATCGCGAGCCTGCTGAGCGCGGTGGGAATGTCGATCTCGGGTGTGGGTCGAACGGCACGAGAGGGCGACCCAGATTTCGGCACCGTCTGTGCCAGTGCCGATCTCGCGACTCGAGTAGAGCGTGCCGACTACCTGGTGCTGGTCGCCCCGCTGACCGATCTGACGAGGGGGATGGTCGACGATTCGGTGCTGGCCGCGATGAAGCCCGGCGCGCGGGTGATCAACGTGGGCCGCGGGGAGTTGCTCGACACCGAGGCACTGCTGGCGCACCTGGCCACCGGGCACATCGCAGGTGCCGCACTCGACGTGTTCGAGACCGAACCGCTCTCGGCCGACCATCCGTTGTGGACGGCCGAGAACGTGATCGTCACACCGCACATGAGCGGTGACGCCTCGGGATGGAAGCTGCGACTGGCAGAATTGTTCGCCGACAACGCCCATCGGTACTTCCGCGGCGAACCGTTGCTCAATGTCGTCGACAAGAAGCTCGGCTTCGTGGTCTGA
- a CDS encoding M20 family metallopeptidase has product MTVSDSERALLDSIDEHEIVTLTAALIDAGGENPGDTEEKTAKVLAEHCRALGFDVRAVEVVPGRPNIIVSIGSDDRPGVLFVGHSDVVPAGTGWTTDPFSAVVRDGRIVGRGACDMKGGLAAVVAAMTAVQRAGLADEHPMTLACLVDEEDTGLGIRAFVADPPLRNHSHCVVAEPTDLITIVGCRGAANLEIEIRGRSAHAGQPRNGANAIAAAARIIAMIEDWQIELDGKPDPELGPATWNVGTISGGTGTSMVADRCTLTVDRRLLPGERAIDVVAELRSRIEAADVTGSGIEVTIDVAMEMPGFLTSADSGLVSTAVQSVLDTGSASSTDIWTASCDGGFVAQQMGIGTVVLGPGEIENQAHRPDESVAVRQLTDSARAYALIATRIAAPPGL; this is encoded by the coding sequence ATGACCGTCTCGGATTCCGAACGCGCTCTGCTGGATTCGATCGACGAGCACGAGATCGTCACTCTGACAGCGGCATTGATCGACGCGGGCGGCGAAAACCCCGGCGACACGGAGGAGAAGACCGCAAAGGTCCTCGCCGAGCACTGTCGCGCACTGGGATTCGACGTTCGAGCCGTCGAGGTGGTTCCGGGTCGGCCCAACATCATCGTGTCGATCGGATCCGACGATCGCCCGGGAGTCCTCTTCGTCGGGCACTCGGACGTGGTCCCCGCGGGAACGGGCTGGACCACCGACCCCTTCTCCGCCGTGGTTCGAGACGGCCGCATCGTCGGCCGCGGGGCCTGCGACATGAAGGGCGGCCTCGCCGCCGTCGTGGCCGCGATGACCGCGGTGCAGCGCGCCGGTCTTGCCGACGAGCATCCGATGACGTTGGCGTGCCTGGTCGACGAGGAGGACACCGGTCTCGGCATCCGAGCGTTCGTGGCCGACCCACCACTGCGGAACCACAGCCACTGCGTGGTGGCCGAGCCGACGGATCTGATCACCATTGTCGGTTGCCGAGGCGCCGCCAATCTGGAGATCGAGATCCGCGGCCGCTCCGCACATGCGGGACAACCTCGTAACGGAGCCAATGCCATAGCGGCTGCAGCGCGCATCATCGCGATGATCGAAGACTGGCAGATCGAGCTGGACGGCAAGCCCGACCCCGAGTTGGGCCCCGCCACCTGGAACGTGGGAACCATCTCGGGTGGGACGGGAACCTCGATGGTCGCCGATCGCTGCACGCTCACCGTCGATCGGCGACTGCTTCCCGGCGAGCGCGCCATCGATGTCGTCGCCGAATTGCGCTCACGTATCGAAGCAGCGGATGTGACCGGATCCGGTATCGAGGTGACAATCGACGTCGCGATGGAGATGCCCGGCTTTCTGACCAGCGCAGACAGCGGATTGGTCAGCACCGCAGTGCAATCGGTCCTCGACACCGGATCTGCGAGTTCGACTGACATCTGGACTGCTTCGTGCGATGGTGGTTTCGTGGCACAGCAGATGGGTATCGGCACCGTCGTGCTCGGTCCGGGGGAGATCGAAAACCAGGCACATCGGCCGGACGAATCCGTGGCCGTGCGGCAATTGACCGACAGCGCAAGGGCGTACGCGTTGATAGCCACCAGAATCGCTGCGCCACCTGGTCTTTAG
- a CDS encoding M24 family metallopeptidase: MTFTDEEYAARLAAVRERMAAQNLTALIVTDPANLYYLLGYNALSFYTPQMLYVPLDGEMYFFAREMDANGAFRTSWLPQDRTFGYPETFVQRKDTHPFVWVAAKLRELGLVNNFEHGQVGLEMDSYYFSPKAFEALVKSLPEYRFTDSYELINWVRVVKSPAEIALMRGAAQVCESAMSAAYRSISVGERQCDAAAAIMNAQVRGTEEFGGDHPAIVPMLPTGAGADTPHLTWSHQPFVRGETTVVELAGVFRRYHVPMARTIVLGKPSSRLDYLAKSTGEALNDVLATVRAGVTATELAQVWNTSLAKHGLHKPSRIGYSIGIAYAPDWGERTVSLRTDDETVLAENMTFHIIGGMWMDDYGYEVSEAVRVTENGLETFTAYPRELLTKE; encoded by the coding sequence ATCACCTTCACCGACGAGGAGTACGCCGCCCGGCTCGCTGCCGTCCGAGAGCGGATGGCAGCGCAGAACCTCACCGCGCTCATCGTCACCGATCCCGCGAACCTGTACTACCTGCTCGGCTACAACGCCCTCTCCTTCTACACCCCGCAGATGCTGTACGTGCCCCTCGACGGAGAGATGTACTTCTTCGCCCGCGAGATGGACGCCAACGGCGCGTTTCGGACGTCATGGCTGCCGCAGGATCGAACGTTCGGCTACCCCGAAACATTCGTACAGCGCAAGGACACCCACCCGTTCGTCTGGGTCGCCGCAAAGCTGCGGGAACTGGGACTGGTGAACAACTTCGAGCACGGCCAGGTCGGGTTGGAGATGGACTCGTACTACTTCAGCCCGAAGGCATTCGAGGCACTGGTGAAGTCGCTGCCCGAATACCGCTTCACCGACTCCTACGAACTGATCAACTGGGTGCGAGTGGTCAAGTCGCCGGCGGAGATCGCCCTGATGCGCGGTGCCGCCCAGGTGTGCGAGTCGGCGATGTCGGCCGCGTACCGGTCGATCTCGGTCGGTGAACGGCAGTGCGATGCAGCTGCTGCCATCATGAACGCACAGGTACGCGGCACCGAGGAGTTCGGCGGCGACCACCCCGCCATCGTCCCGATGCTGCCCACCGGTGCCGGAGCCGACACCCCTCACCTGACCTGGTCGCATCAACCCTTCGTGCGGGGCGAGACCACCGTCGTCGAACTGGCCGGAGTGTTCCGGCGCTACCACGTCCCGATGGCGCGCACCATCGTTCTCGGAAAGCCAAGTTCGCGTTTGGATTACCTCGCCAAGTCCACCGGGGAAGCCCTGAACGACGTGCTCGCAACCGTACGGGCAGGCGTCACCGCCACCGAGCTGGCGCAGGTGTGGAACACCAGCCTGGCCAAGCACGGACTGCACAAACCGTCGCGCATCGGCTACTCGATCGGCATCGCCTACGCACCCGACTGGGGTGAGCGCACCGTCAGCCTGCGCACCGACGACGAGACGGTACTCGCCGAGAACATGACGTTCCACATCATCGGCGGAATGTGGATGGACGACTACGGATACGAGGTATCCGAGGCCGTTCGTGTCACCGAGAACGGCCTCGAAACCTTCACCGCATACCCCCGAGAACTACTGACGAAGGAGTGA